The following proteins come from a genomic window of Helicobacter canadensis MIT 98-5491:
- the argF gene encoding ornithine carbamoyltransferase, protein MRHFLTLADFSKQEILEILDIAKSLKKDLKAGKYSNLLERKTLGMIFEKNSTRTRVSFETGIYQLGGQGIFLSSNETQLGRGEPIKDTSRVLSSMVDLIMMRTHEHARLEEFAHYSSIPVINGLSDSFHPMQLLADYLTMQECQKDKNPIVTYVGDGNNMAHSWLMLAAKMGFELRIASPKNYEVSPDIYQKAREFAKISGAKLIVTNNPQEALANADVVTTDTWASMGQENEKEARKKAFKGYCITKDSMQLAKPDCIFLHCLPAYREQEVSEEVLESSQSKIFLEAENRLHAQKGVMVWLHQNR, encoded by the coding sequence ATGAGACATTTTTTAACTTTAGCAGATTTTAGCAAACAAGAGATCTTAGAAATCTTAGACATAGCTAAATCTCTAAAAAAAGATTTAAAAGCAGGGAAATATAGCAATCTATTAGAGAGAAAAACACTTGGAATGATTTTTGAAAAAAACTCCACAAGAACTCGCGTTAGCTTTGAAACAGGAATCTATCAATTAGGGGGACAAGGGATTTTCCTCTCTAGCAATGAAACGCAATTAGGTAGAGGAGAGCCCATTAAAGACACCTCTAGAGTGCTTTCTTCTATGGTGGATTTAATTATGATGCGAACACACGAACACGCTAGATTGGAGGAATTTGCACATTATTCTAGTATCCCTGTGATTAATGGCTTAAGCGACAGCTTTCATCCTATGCAGCTTTTGGCAGATTATCTAACCATGCAAGAGTGCCAAAAAGATAAAAACCCTATCGTAACTTATGTAGGAGATGGAAACAATATGGCGCATTCTTGGCTTATGCTCGCAGCAAAAATGGGCTTTGAATTAAGAATTGCTTCTCCTAAAAACTATGAAGTATCTCCAGATATTTACCAAAAAGCTCGAGAATTTGCTAAAATTTCAGGTGCAAAACTAATTGTCACCAACAATCCACAAGAAGCGCTTGCAAATGCTGATGTTGTCACAACTGATACTTGGGCTTCTATGGGGCAAGAAAATGAAAAAGAAGCAAGAAAAAAAGCTTTTAAGGGCTATTGCATTACAAAAGATTCAATGCAATTAGCAAAGCCTGATTGTATTTTCCTGCATTGTTTGCCTGCATATCGCGAACAAGAAGTTAGCGAGGAAGTTTTAGAATCATCACAAAGCAAAATTTTCTTAGAAGCGGAAAACCGCTTACACGCACAAAAAGGAGTTATGGTTTGGCTACACCAAAACCGCTAA
- the hypA gene encoding hydrogenase maturation nickel metallochaperone HypA: MHEFSIVASLIENCERIAKENNAESIFEIYLEIGRRSGVNAALLQRAFEEFKVGSMCDGAKLFIEDVEVEVFCEFCKKQSQVVEICYTKCPLCQNEGVKIVKGTEMLIKRLVME; encoded by the coding sequence ATGCACGAGTTTTCTATTGTAGCTTCATTGATTGAAAATTGTGAAAGAATTGCTAAAGAAAATAATGCGGAATCAATTTTTGAGATTTATTTGGAGATTGGGAGGCGTAGTGGCGTTAATGCGGCATTGTTACAGAGGGCATTTGAGGAATTTAAAGTTGGAAGTATGTGTGATGGGGCAAAACTTTTTATAGAAGATGTGGAAGTAGAAGTGTTTTGTGAGTTTTGTAAAAAACAAAGTCAAGTTGTGGAGATTTGCTACACTAAATGTCCGCTATGTCAAAACGAGGGAGTAAAAATTGTTAAAGGAACTGAAATGCTTATTAAGCGATTGGTGATGGAATAA
- a CDS encoding tRNA (cytidine(34)-2'-O)-methyltransferase translates to MQFHIVLHQPRIPQNTGNIGRLCFASDSVLHLIHPLGFSITQKELKRAGMDYWNHLEVYEWENLSSFMESSLLEIPHCYLTTKSQTPYYNAPLKKGAYLHFGREDAGLDSTLLSHYKDYCYTIPMQNNARSLNLATSVGIVLYEGIRQRDFIPSPIA, encoded by the coding sequence ATGCAGTTTCATATTGTTTTACACCAACCAAGGATTCCACAAAATACTGGAAACATTGGGCGACTTTGTTTTGCTAGTGATAGTGTTTTACATTTAATTCATCCACTAGGCTTTAGCATCACACAAAAAGAACTCAAACGCGCTGGAATGGATTATTGGAATCATCTTGAAGTCTATGAATGGGAGAATCTCTCAAGCTTTATGGAATCAAGCCTTTTAGAGATTCCACATTGCTATCTTACAACAAAAAGCCAAACACCTTATTATAATGCTCCCTTAAAAAAAGGGGCTTATTTGCATTTTGGGCGCGAAGATGCAGGATTAGATTCTACCCTACTTTCACACTACAAAGACTATTGTTACACCATACCTATGCAAAATAATGCAAGAAGTCTAAATCTAGCAACAAGCGTTGGAATTGTGCTTTATGAAGGGATTCGCCAAAGAGATTTTATTCCATCACCAATCGCTTAA
- a CDS encoding acyl-CoA thioesterase, translated as MDNLENVFDIKSLTMSVLMTPAMANFKGRVHGGDLLKLLDQVAYACASRYCGEYVVTLSVDSVTFKYPIEVGNLVTFLASVNYTGTSSLEVGIKVIAEDIHKRIVTHTNSAYLTMVCVDKNGKPFPAPKLEPKTPTEIRRYNNAMKRKQARIELSKKK; from the coding sequence ATGGATAACTTAGAAAATGTCTTTGATATAAAATCTCTTACAATGTCTGTCTTAATGACACCTGCAATGGCAAATTTCAAAGGAAGAGTTCATGGCGGTGATTTACTAAAATTGCTCGATCAAGTTGCCTATGCTTGTGCTTCAAGATATTGCGGTGAATATGTCGTTACACTTTCTGTTGATAGTGTTACCTTTAAATACCCTATTGAAGTGGGAAATCTTGTTACTTTTCTTGCTTCAGTAAATTATACCGGCACTAGTTCTCTTGAAGTGGGAATCAAAGTCATTGCCGAAGACATCCATAAAAGAATCGTGACACACACCAATAGTGCTTATCTCACAATGGTTTGTGTAGATAAAAATGGAAAACCATTCCCTGCTCCCAAACTCGAACCCAAAACACCAACTGAAATCCGTCGCTACAACAATGCAATGAAACGAAAACAGGCCAGAATTGAACTCTCTAAGAAAAAATAA